The window AATGAACAGTGCTAATCCATGATGAAATCAAATGCTTTTAGGCATCAGAGAATGCAAAATATGaccaaaaacatatatatacctGAATAAAGTTTCCCCCAAACGTAAGCTTCTCTGCGTTCTGTAACTTTTCTAGCATCTTTAGCACCATGGTTTGAAAAAAATCGGCCTTGAACGTGAAGTAACGGTTCACTGAGAAGAGAATTTCCAGTTTAGCTTCGGTTAGAGAATCAACATTAACCAAAGTAGGTGATGATGACTGAGAGCTTAACAATCTGAGACAGTGAATGTGTGGTGCCACAATTAGCCTTGACCCCCAATCCGTCATGGTACACTTTACATCTAATGTTCTCAGACGTAGTGATTTGCTAAGATCAAGAACCTTTAGCTCAACACAGTTATGCAATGTTAAGTTTTCAAGGACCGGACAACCGGATAGAATATTAGCCATGGATTCATCAGAGAGTCTACCGCAACTCAAGGATAGCTTCTGCAAGGATGTCCAAGACACAGTGGAATATTCGGGAACAATCATATGAGAAAATCCTATATCAATGTTGAGTTGCTTGACAGAAGAACTGTTGCAAAAGAAATCTGGAAACTTTACATAATAATGACTCGAGAAATCGAGGGACAGATTCTCAACGTTGTGTGACACGGCGAACTTGATCAACCTGTCGATGTAGGGTATGTTCTCAGGATAGGGTGTTATAGTGAGGTGAAAACTCTTCGTATTGGGAGCTGTGTAGCGAGTCAGGGTTTCGTTTACAGAAGCTGCGGTCAGTGTATCGGCATTAAAGGAGAGAGAAGGTATCTCGCACCATACATGCCTCCAACGTCTAGACAAGAGGGATGTTGTGATGGCCAATTCGATCGGAATAAAGCAGAGTATGTGTTGGAGGATCACATCTGGTAAATTGCTAATCAAGTCTACAGCTGATTTGATCCTTCTATCGTTGGCCATCTTCACCTGCGACGTATATTCTTAGGGCTCAgattttatctatatatatatacatatacacatatatagGACTCTTAAAAAACGTTATATACAGTACTTTCCTCATGGTCTAATGTCTTCGGTTACCATTCCTTTAACAGCTGCCATTGTCCGACCACGCCACTACGTTTTAGCCTCTTTACACCTTTTTATTGCAAAATAATGAACCTTTTTTCATTCTGAACAAATATCATAAACCACTTGCCAAAGTATCTAGTCTCACTCAATTAGTGTTCATATTCCACAGGTAAACCAATTGTATATTGAAACGATTGCTTATGATAATAAAAATGTCATCCCTCGCTAAATCTAGCAATATTCTACGTCTGATTTTGATATACTCTAAAGAACTAAACATATATATGCCCTGAAACTTTTGTGTGAACAAACCAAAATATTCTCTACTGTGTTTTCATTGCTCGatgtaagaaaattaaataaagtgAATTAAAAGAAACGTTCAATAAAGGTCTCAATACTTTAACCCCTATGATTCACCACTCCTCTGATATGACATCAACTTGGTGGTGCAGAGAGCACAACGTTGACATTTTTGTTGCGAGGAACCACCACGTCTTCAATCCAACAGTACAACCATCTTGTCTAgattctttgtatttttaagcATAAGTTCCACTACTACATGCTTTGATTTTGCATAAACACAGCATTAACTCCAAGAGGCTCCATTTTTTGATCTCCAGCGTGTATTCAGATTAAAGCCTTGTAAAGTATTTGTCAAGCTATATACTTTCTCGTCTacaatagaaaaaataataaaaagcaGTTGTTGGATATATTTGAACTTTTGATAATAGCTAGAAAAAGAGGTTGCTATGGTGAATATACCGGCATGGTGTTGAAACAATCTTAGTTTTCACGTATAACTGTTTGCTTCTCTAAATCAGGTTCGTGTTCGTTCCAGTGTTGGTTGTAGCGAACGATGACCATGCCGGGCAACGTATGATCCATAGCGTTTATCTCTCGTAACAGAGGATGCAATCTTCTGCAGTGAAGTTCTCAGTCCTACGTCAATGTTATTATATTGCAGTACTGAGGGAAGTTCCCTGGACATGTGCTGGCCTCCCTGATCAAGGTTGATGACACTTCAAAGGTGATATATATGCTTCACCTTTATATTTACCATGCTCTCGACTGCCCAACGGGAATCCTATCAGTTTAGCCTGCATGTGCCGGCTATGGCAAACCACTAAGTTGGCAGAGCTTCTATCCATGACGAAGCCACATTACACTTAGAGCAACATTATCAACGTCCCAAAGGCATGTCCTTAGCTATTttcggatttaaaaaaaaataaaaaggggatTAATGTGTGGGACGGTCTTAGTTAAGAAGTTTTCTTAACCGTCCCAATGAGACACGTGTCGGCTGAAGGGAGTAAACGAAAAGGGGGTAGGGCAAAATCGAGAGTCAATTGAGAAACCCTGTCTTTCTCGATCTCTCTTGTCTCTCGATCTCTCATCTCGCTCGcgatctctcttctctctcgatCTCTCATCTCCCTCGCGTTCTCCGGTTATCTCGATCTCCCCATGGTGCTCTTCTCAACGCACGGCGGTTCTCCTCTCGATCTCTCGTGGGTTCTCCTCTCGATCTCTCGTGGGTTCTCGTCTCGGCGGTTCTCCTCGGCGGTTCGACCATCGGCGGTTCTCCTCTAGATCTCTCGACGTATATCGTCTCGGCGCTTCTCCTCTCGGCGGTTCTCCTCGGCGGTTCGACTCTCGGCGCTCGcgatctctcttctctctcgatCTCTCATCGCCCTCGCATTCTCCGGTTATCTCGATCTCCCCACGGTCCTCTTCTCAACGCACGGCGGTTCTCCTCTCGATCTCTCGTGGGTTATCGTCTCGGCGCTTCTCCTCTCCGCGGTTCTCCTCGGCGGTTCGACTCTCGGCGGTTCGACTCTCGGTGTTTCTCCTCTCCATCTCTCCACGGTTAGTGTCTTGAGCTTTGAAAGTAATTTCTGctataatgttttttgaaatGTTGATTGTATTCTTGAAAGTACTCGCTTGTATTCTTGAAATTACTCTATTGTTCGTAAAATTGTTTGTCATGAAACTGTTGTTTGTATTCTTGAAATTTTACTCGCTTGTAGACATAGAACTGTTGTTGTTGATAGTTTGGCATGTTTGTTTGCA is drawn from Brassica rapa cultivar Chiifu-401-42 chromosome A05, CAAS_Brap_v3.01, whole genome shotgun sequence and contains these coding sequences:
- the LOC103869604 gene encoding putative F-box/LRR-repeat protein At3g18150, with the protein product MANDRRIKSAVDLISNLPDVILQHILCFIPIELAITTSLLSRRWRHVWCEIPSLSFNADTLTAASVNETLTRYTAPNTKSFHLTITPYPENIPYIDRLIKFAVSHNVENLSLDFSSHYYVKFPDFFCNSSSVKQLNIDIGFSHMIVPEYSTVSWTSLQKLSLSCGRLSDESMANILSGCPVLENLTLHNCVELKVLDLSKSLRLRTLDVKCTMTDWGSRLIVAPHIHCLRLLSSQSSSPTLVNVDSLTEAKLEILFSVNRYFTFKADFFQTMVLKMLEKLQNAEKLTFGGNFIQILSLAEIRGVPFPMLKVKALALHTKISHYVIPGMERLLQNSPDLEKLTVRARNFNTLLEKHLDKYLEIKGFNLNTCWRSKDGASWKKCGVYAKSKHVTSLVELILKNTKKLDKVVVLLDELYLKFKVKDVVVPSLPGYKNVNVVLSTTKLMALEKW